The nucleotide sequence TACTGGAAAATGCTCTCTGGGAGTACAGCCTAAGTACTGATCACAAATATTGCTGAGCTTCAGAAGAGAAGTCTTCAGCTGCCTGATGTGGTCCAGGAGAGGTAGGGATGATTTTCTGTAAAGCTTAGAGAcacattcttcagaaaaaaaaaaaaaatgtatatatatgtgtgtgtgtgtgtgtgtgtgttgctcTTCATCTAAATGTCTTGGATCCCCCTTAGGCCACAGGTTAACTTGCCAATCTTGAAAAGGCTTCTTCTAAAAGGAAATTCTCCATCCTGCATTTGCATGAGTAAGGGGTTGCTCCATGCTATCAAATTTGCTGGCCATTTCAGTCTGACTGCAAAACTTGAAATGCCAGTGCGAAGAAGGTGCATTGACcaaattttgcagaaaaatggaaaaacgcaaaaaatgttattcttagATCACTTTTGCATTTACTTTGTGTCAGTGTgcaaaaggggaagggaaaaagtaGAAATGGAGGGCACGCATTCAACAAGCCAGGAAGCTCCCCTGTGACTGCAgggatgtttttttccaatCCATGCTGCAGTCCCTGCAGATGCCCATTCCCTGACCTCACTCTTCTCTGGGTATCACAGAGGtgatgctggggagcagctctggagGGTTGGCAGGGTGGGAGCATAAGCAGTGAGAAGGgatgaaataattttgcatttcctGTTATTCTGCAGTCTTGAGGGTACTCCTATTTTCCTGCAGTGAACTGGTGATGGAAATTAAATGACTGCCAGCTACTCGGGGAAGAGCTGTGGGGGTAACCACTGCAGTGCAAAGAAGATTTTTGCCTGCATGTCAGTGGTGCAGAATCCTCTGTTGCGTCACTTCTGGAGGAACCAAGCCATGAAATCCTACAGTATTGTACAGACACCAACATGTACGCCACTGTGGGGATGCAGAACTTGTTTCCATCTCCTGTGCTTCCAGCAAGGTGCAATCTAGGGGGCTCATGCTGCAAAGTTtcaggggagagagagagttgATGCTGTCCTTCTGCCCACCACCCTTTGTCTTTAACCATAATGTGTGTGAATCCTGTTCTTGGACATCTAAGTGTTTGCACgtacaaagaaaaaagcctggTTGACCATGGGTGCTGAGGCACCTGAATGGCAGGAGCAGCATTGCAGGACTGGCATCAAGGAATCAgttaaacattttcctttattcacaGTCTTTGCTTTATAATTTGTGGAATGTGTCATGGCCCACATGAAAGAACATCTGTTTCTTGCACACGCAGTGTTACCAGACtgttcttgcaaaaaaaaaatgtatcttgcAGATTGCAAATATTAACACATATTAAAATAGTAAACCCTACCTGAAAAAGATCAGTGGCTAAACAGAAttgtcttttgtgttttgttggttCTTCTCTAGGAATtaaccccagtatgtgtggGGATACTGCAAGGGTAGACTCTTACAGTGAATTAAATTGCTagaataaaagataataagatAATCTGCTCTCAGCCTCTTTTTCccagggagagggggaagagggagagagagagagaggaggtaGAGAAGAGGCAGCTGGAGGGATGATCAGTTGTGTAAAACTGCctgggacagaagaaaaaagcatagGCTGAAAGAatcaatgacaggacaaggaagTTCCTCAGGTTCTGGGATTGTGCAATTACACTGCATACAGTATCTTTATTATAAAACTTCAAATAGGGTCATATCTTGTAGGGAGAAATAGACCAGAGCCAAAAACTTCAGAACATCATTGCATTTATCTAtcaatatttgtgtgtgtgtgtgtgtatatatatatatatgtatacacatatatattcacacacacatttaatatatatacatacatatatatgattatattttatatgtacacatatattatatatatgtatatgcatggTTAACCATTCACATATATATCATCTATGTTACCAAGCTCGAACAGCAGTAAGGAATGTCTCAAGAAGCTCATACTAGTGCATCACTTGTTTAAAGTGTTCAGAAAGTCTGTCTGGGTTTTAGGCAACTCTGAAGTCTCTGGCCACTCACACCAGTCTGTGCCATCTGCTTTAGATACCACCTGAGTTACAGGCTCTTGGTGTATTTCCCCGTTTGTCTTCTCTCCATCCTGTTGCAGGCTTTCAGCAGAACAACCACCCCTCAGCTCATGGGTCAGGGCTCTGCTGAGAGCAACCACCTCCTTGGCCACCTCCAGCAGATCTCCAGGAAGTTTTTACGTATGACCCTTACCACTCCCTCAGCTTACATTCGGTGTTTTCCACTCTTCAGTCTCTTTTTCCTGGTAACTATTTCTCACTCATACCCAGAGCACTCATTCAttgccatcatttttttttttcttaagaatcCCACAGTGTCATTTCTCAGCTGTGACTTTTAAACCCTTCCAGCCCAGTAGCTGCAGGTCCTGGTAGCAAAGAACTTAGGCAGATAGGGAGGCAGGGTCATACCTAGATATTCTTCCATCTTCATGTTAACAAAACCCAGGCATAAAGttaatttctttgttgcttGACTAACTGATCGTTTACTAAGCTCTTTCTGGGCTGGGAACGTTGTTTAGATATCAGGTAGAAGCCAGACCCTGGAGTGATTCTTTAAATGTGGGGACCGTTTCCCTCCCAAAAGTGTGTTCCCCCTCCTGTGTTGAGCCCAGTCCCTACCTACAGAGCAAATCCACTCTGCTTTAATTCCCTGTGCTGTTACCTTTGTCTATTCACATTATTAGCATGCAAACCACTTTCCTTGGAGGGGAGTTAGTTGTTTTAATGGACACATCTGGCATCTTCCCTACACACAAATGATGCAGCCAACTCTGAGAGCAGTCCAGGACTAACTGCCTCGCCCAGGGGGGCAGCTCACTGAGGAGGCATGAAGAATTAAATAAGCAATCCAGAAATAAGTATTATGCCTTTGTTTTATAAACATCAGGAGTATTTAGGTGTGACCTTGACTCCCTGTCTGCAAAGACAGACTGCCTCCTCCTTGTACTTCGATGCACAATTTCATGATTTCATTAGAGATATTTGAGGACCATGTGTCCTGTACTGGAGGTGCTGGGTGCACCTTTCTGTACTGCTAGGGCAGTGCAGAGTCTGATGGTAATTTTGGCCTCCTTTTCACAAAGAAGGTAGAGTAGGAAGTGAACTCCAAAGGGAACCATGGTACAAGTAAGCTTAAACAGATGCTTCCACTTTTCTGGTACATCCTGTCCTAAAAGGTTCCCTGAACAGTGCGTCTCCATGCTACTCTGAGAAGGAGGCATGAATCTATGTTAAAGGATTCAGCTGGTGGgcagaggagtggctgataaaTTTCCCAATGttaatttcagtgtttgaagTTCTCATTCACATTTGCTAACAACAGAGAAGTATTTCAGAAGAACTGCATCCATGAAGATACCTGCTCAGAATGGTATTACAGCATATCATGGAGCAAGGTGCACTGCAGCTTGCTCTAGGATTGCATGATTTCCTAGTCACACTTTGGTAATGGGCCACTGCACCTTAACCTCCTACACTAAGGCAACAAGAAGACTTATTAACTGAATCACTGGGAGGACTTCTCAACTTCAGGTCATGCATGAAGTATGGGAGCTTTTGGCTTGCAGCTCTACAAGACACTACCAACAAAAGATGACTGCGAGGACGCCATGTGCACAGAGGAGTGCCTGTCCAGTTTGTGCCTGTGGAACACACTGTAGTCGTTGCAGATCAAGAGAAAACGTGCATATTTGCCAAAAGCCTCGCAGAGATACTTCTTGAACTTCTCACCCACGAAGGCGTAGATGATGGGGTTGAGGCAGCAGTGGACGAAGGAGAGCGCCTCAGCCAGCTCCAGGGCTAGGTCGAGCCTTTGGCTTGCCTGGCAGTCATCGATGATGTGCATGTTCCTCATGGAGTCCAGGAAGAGCACGACATTGATAGGGGtccagaaaaggaagaacacaATGACAACAACGAAAACCAGCTTCATTGCTTTGTACTTGTTGCGAGTGTGACACCGCTGCAGGTTTTTCAAGATGTTGTGGTAGCAGAAAATGAGGATGCCCACCGGGATCAGCCACCCCAGGACATTGACttcaaaattactgaaaatcttCCAGCCGTTGCTGCTACCAGGATAGCGAGGCAGGCACACGGTCCTGTTGCTGTCTTCCATTTCCCGGAAGAAAATGAGGTCTGGCGCTGATGCTAAAATGGCGACTGCCCAAAGGGCCAGGCTTGCAATGACCCCGTGGGCGGACGTGCGCACCCGCAGAGCATACACAGACCGCACAATGGCCAAGTACCTGTCGATGCTCATGATAGTTATGAAGAAGGAGCTGCTGTAGAAACCAATGAAGTAAGCTGAGCTGACAATTTTACACATGACATTGCCAAAAGACCACTGGCTCGCCAGGGAGTACTGAACcaagaaggggagggagaagacaAAGAGGAGATCAGAGATGGCAAGGTTCAGCAGATAGACATCAGTCATGGCCCTGACTTTTTTGAAGGCCATTAGGACCCAAACGACCAAAGCATTTCCCACAAGGCCGGTCACAAACAACACAGTGTACAGCACTGGAAAAGCCATAGATGTAAAGGATTTACTATGTTCTGTGGTGCAAGTGGAAGCCATTTCAGGATAGTAATGGTCCTCATAATAAGTTGAAGAGGAATTAGGTGCTGGTGACATGGTATCTGTTGTCCTGTGAAATGAGTTGTAGATATTATACAATGGAGAGGAGTTGAGTTGTTGACAGGTAATCCATAGTGAGAGGAACCTCTTCAGAATAAATAACCTAATCAGTAAATAAGCCTAAAAACTGTCTAATGAGGATATAATTTAGATACACAGAGGTCAGGCCAGGCAAAAAAAGTATAACAAtagcagcaagaaaaagcagctcACGGCTGCTTTCAGTGCAATACTGTCAGCCCATACAGGGGACTACATCATGAGCTGCATGTACTGAAGGAAACCAACCAAACTTTCTGACAGCTGACAGTCTCaggatatttcttttctgtgcattctttcACGTTCACATGAACTTCCTATTCTGAAAATCATAgcattgcttttcctgtttccatgaAAGCAGGAATGCGGAAATCTCTGGAAATGAAGTTCCTCTCTCCTGCACATGctttgcagctgcaggaagctAGGGCTGTATGCTTGCCCTGACTGAAAGCCCATGTGGAGCTAGTGCACATCCACAGCCCGCAGCTAGGACAAACCACTCCATACTGTGTCCAGGTCAGAGGATGCAAATGAGGAAGGAACATATGTGACCAGTCCTGCCCTGCAGGGATGAGGCTCTTGCACCAGAGGGACAAGGGCAGAAATACTGCAGTAAACCAGGGGGGGTACCAGCATCCCCCCACAGCTCCTTGGGGAtgcccagccctgtgcccaccCCATGCCACTGAGCAGGTGAGGTGAGAGACCCAGGGAGTATCACCAAGCCAGCAACCAAATGGGCATGGCCAGGGTGCTGAGAGCCCCCAGTAGAGGTTTTGGGGCTCAATTCTGTATATTGTTAAGGCCTTTGCATGGCTAATGGGGATGGCTGGGTGCCGATGGCTTCAAAGCCCCCACAGCCACAACTGCCATGGCCAGCCCAGTGCAGCAAGAGTGGTGAGGGcacatccccagcacagggaCCCCCCTGGACACTCCTAGGGCCAGTCCTGCCCCAGGGGACAGTCAGCCCTGACACATGCAGCCTTCTCAGTGGGAGATGCTTTCACACACGCTTCTTTAAGGGAACTGTGACCACAGTGATTCCTTCCACACCCTCACTGTTCCCACCAGCATGGCCTCACCCAGTAGCAAAGCCCCATACATCCCAGGCACAAACCTGGGCCCCTCAGGTGTGCCCCTGGGCTCAGCTCGCAGGGCGGCAGCCAGGGAGCAACTCACCAGCGAGTCCTCCAGATCTCCTCCGGACATCAGGCTCCCCAGGCTGTCATCCACAGTCTCTGTGTAGGAAGAAATACCAAAATCAATGCCTCTGTAGGTTATAGACACCTGAGACTTGAGTATACCTTCACACACTTATGTTTCAATGCCAAGTCACTGACAAGGTCTTCAGTCTAACAGCAGACAGTCAAAAATTGCCTCTTCCTTTATTCTTTACCTGTGTATTGCAGTGAAGACCCATGCTGACCACAAGGCAGTGAGGTTGGTTTCTTTAGCTGATTCTCATACAAAACCAGCAACCTCAGCTTCAGCTTGAAACAGTGCTTTAGTCAGCAGAGGTAGGAACGTCATTGGAAGAGATCTGCAATTTTCCCCACACGTCTGCAAGGTGCCCGTGTCTCTCAGCAGGTGCCCCTTTCTCAGTGGTAGCTCCAACTCACCAGGAAAGAGGAAGacatgctg is from Anser cygnoides isolate HZ-2024a breed goose chromosome 2, Taihu_goose_T2T_genome, whole genome shotgun sequence and encodes:
- the LOC125181299 gene encoding C-C chemokine receptor type 8-like yields the protein MSPAPNSSSTYYEDHYYPEMASTCTTEHSKSFTSMAFPVLYTVLFVTGLVGNALVVWVLMAFKKVRAMTDVYLLNLAISDLLFVFSLPFLVQYSLASQWSFGNVMCKIVSSAYFIGFYSSSFFITIMSIDRYLAIVRSVYALRVRTSAHGVIASLALWAVAILASAPDLIFFREMEDSNRTVCLPRYPGSSNGWKIFSNFEVNVLGWLIPVGILIFCYHNILKNLQRCHTRNKYKAMKLVFVVVIVFFLFWTPINVVLFLDSMRNMHIIDDCQASQRLDLALELAEALSFVHCCLNPIIYAFVGEKFKKYLCEAFGKYARFLLICNDYSVFHRHKLDRHSSVHMASSQSSFVGSVL